A section of the Paramisgurnus dabryanus chromosome 4, PD_genome_1.1, whole genome shotgun sequence genome encodes:
- the prkag3a gene encoding 5'-AMP-activated protein kinase subunit gamma-1 isoform X3 codes for MDSSTQEDCHEDHIMNSTDPNAEAYMTFMKKHCCYDAIPTSCKLVIFDTSLQVKKAFFALVANGLRAAPLWDNKQQKFVGMLTITDFINILHRYYKSPLVQIYELEEHKIETWRDVYLQYHKQNLISISPNASLFDAVYSLLKHKIHRLPVIDPESGNVLHILTHKRILKFLYLFGPTIPKPYFLQKKIKDAGIGTFRDIATVQQTATVYDALSVFVDRRVSALPVVDENGRVVALYSRFDVINLAAQKTYNNLSMSMQEALRRRRCYVEGVIKCYPDETLETVIDRIVKAEVHRLVLVDRNDVVRGIISLSDLLQAIVLSPAGIDALFS; via the exons ATGGATAGCAGCACGCAG GAAGATTGCCATGAGGACCATATAATGAACAGTACAG ATCCAAATGCAGAAGCTTATATGACCTTCATGAAAAAACATTGTTGTTATGATGCTATTCCTACCAGCTGCAAACTGGTCATTTTTGACACCTCATTGCAG GTAAAGAAAGCCTTTTTTGCTTTAGTAGCCAATGGTCTCCGAGCTGCCCCGCTATGGGATAACAAGCAGCAGAAATTTGTGG GTATGCTGACTATCACAGATTTTATCAACATTCTTCATCGGTATTATAAGTCACCTTTG GTTCAGATCTATGAACTGGAGGAGCACAAGATTGAGACATGGAGAG ATGTCTACCTGCAGTATCACAAACAAAATCTTATCAGCATCTCCCCTAATGCAAG CCTCTTTGACGCAGTCTACTCTTTACTGAAACACAAAATCCACAGGCTTCCAGTTATCGATCCAGAATCTGGAAATGTCCTTCACATACTCACCCATAAGAGAATCCTCAAGttcctttatttattt GGACCCACAATACCAAAGCCATATTTTTTGCAGAAGAAAATTAAAGATGCAGGTATAGGAACGTTCAGAGATATAGCTACCGTCCAGCAGACCGCCACCGTCTATGATGctctgtctgtgtttgttgatCGACGAGTGTCTGCCCTTCCTGTTGTGGATGAGAATG GTAGGGTGGTCGCTCTGTATTCCAGATTTGACGTGATT AATCTTGCAGCACAGAAAACGTACAATAACCTGAGCATGAGCATGCAGGAAGCGCTGCGGAGGAGGCGATGTTACGTGGAAGGGGTGATAAAATGTTACCCTGACGAAACTCTGGAAACTGTTATTGACAGAATAGTCAAAGCAGAG GTCCATAGGCTGGTGCTTGTGGACAGAAATGACGTGGTTCGGGGAatcatctctctctctgacCTGCTGCAGGCTATAGTCTTATCACCCGCAGGTATTGATGCTCTGTTTTCCTAA
- the prkag3a gene encoding 5'-AMP-activated protein kinase subunit gamma-1 isoform X2 encodes MDSSTQEDCHEDHIMNSTDPNAEAYMTFMKKHCCYDAIPTSCKLVIFDTSLQVKKAFFALVANGLRAAPLWDNKQQKFVGMLTITDFINILHRYYKSPLVQIYELEEHKIETWRGDSFQNVYLQYHKQNLISISPNASLFDAVYSLLKHKIHRLPVIDPESGNVLHILTHKRILKFLYLFGPTIPKPYFLQKKIKDAGIGTFRDIATVQQTATVYDALSVFVDRRVSALPVVDENGRVVALYSRFDVINLAAQKTYNNLSMSMQEALRRRRCYVEGVIKCYPDETLETVIDRIVKAEVHRLVLVDRNDVVRGIISLSDLLQAIVLSPAGFESG; translated from the exons ATGGATAGCAGCACGCAG GAAGATTGCCATGAGGACCATATAATGAACAGTACAG ATCCAAATGCAGAAGCTTATATGACCTTCATGAAAAAACATTGTTGTTATGATGCTATTCCTACCAGCTGCAAACTGGTCATTTTTGACACCTCATTGCAG GTAAAGAAAGCCTTTTTTGCTTTAGTAGCCAATGGTCTCCGAGCTGCCCCGCTATGGGATAACAAGCAGCAGAAATTTGTGG GTATGCTGACTATCACAGATTTTATCAACATTCTTCATCGGTATTATAAGTCACCTTTG GTTCAGATCTATGAACTGGAGGAGCACAAGATTGAGACATGGAGAGGTGATTCATTTCAAA ATGTCTACCTGCAGTATCACAAACAAAATCTTATCAGCATCTCCCCTAATGCAAG CCTCTTTGACGCAGTCTACTCTTTACTGAAACACAAAATCCACAGGCTTCCAGTTATCGATCCAGAATCTGGAAATGTCCTTCACATACTCACCCATAAGAGAATCCTCAAGttcctttatttattt GGACCCACAATACCAAAGCCATATTTTTTGCAGAAGAAAATTAAAGATGCAGGTATAGGAACGTTCAGAGATATAGCTACCGTCCAGCAGACCGCCACCGTCTATGATGctctgtctgtgtttgttgatCGACGAGTGTCTGCCCTTCCTGTTGTGGATGAGAATG GTAGGGTGGTCGCTCTGTATTCCAGATTTGACGTGATT AATCTTGCAGCACAGAAAACGTACAATAACCTGAGCATGAGCATGCAGGAAGCGCTGCGGAGGAGGCGATGTTACGTGGAAGGGGTGATAAAATGTTACCCTGACGAAACTCTGGAAACTGTTATTGACAGAATAGTCAAAGCAGAG GTCCATAGGCTGGTGCTTGTGGACAGAAATGACGTGGTTCGGGGAatcatctctctctctgacCTGCTGCAGGCTATAGTCTTATCACCCGCAG GTTTTGAAAGTGGATGA
- the prkag3a gene encoding 5'-AMP-activated protein kinase subunit gamma-1 isoform X1, whose amino-acid sequence MDSSTQEDCHEDHIMNSTDPNAEAYMTFMKKHCCYDAIPTSCKLVIFDTSLQVKKAFFALVANGLRAAPLWDNKQQKFVGMLTITDFINILHRYYKSPLVQIYELEEHKIETWRGDSFQNVYLQYHKQNLISISPNASLFDAVYSLLKHKIHRLPVIDPESGNVLHILTHKRILKFLYLFGPTIPKPYFLQKKIKDAGIGTFRDIATVQQTATVYDALSVFVDRRVSALPVVDENGRVVALYSRFDVINLAAQKTYNNLSMSMQEALRRRRCYVEGVIKCYPDETLETVIDRIVKAEVHRLVLVDRNDVVRGIISLSDLLQAIVLSPAGIDALFS is encoded by the exons ATGGATAGCAGCACGCAG GAAGATTGCCATGAGGACCATATAATGAACAGTACAG ATCCAAATGCAGAAGCTTATATGACCTTCATGAAAAAACATTGTTGTTATGATGCTATTCCTACCAGCTGCAAACTGGTCATTTTTGACACCTCATTGCAG GTAAAGAAAGCCTTTTTTGCTTTAGTAGCCAATGGTCTCCGAGCTGCCCCGCTATGGGATAACAAGCAGCAGAAATTTGTGG GTATGCTGACTATCACAGATTTTATCAACATTCTTCATCGGTATTATAAGTCACCTTTG GTTCAGATCTATGAACTGGAGGAGCACAAGATTGAGACATGGAGAGGTGATTCATTTCAAA ATGTCTACCTGCAGTATCACAAACAAAATCTTATCAGCATCTCCCCTAATGCAAG CCTCTTTGACGCAGTCTACTCTTTACTGAAACACAAAATCCACAGGCTTCCAGTTATCGATCCAGAATCTGGAAATGTCCTTCACATACTCACCCATAAGAGAATCCTCAAGttcctttatttattt GGACCCACAATACCAAAGCCATATTTTTTGCAGAAGAAAATTAAAGATGCAGGTATAGGAACGTTCAGAGATATAGCTACCGTCCAGCAGACCGCCACCGTCTATGATGctctgtctgtgtttgttgatCGACGAGTGTCTGCCCTTCCTGTTGTGGATGAGAATG GTAGGGTGGTCGCTCTGTATTCCAGATTTGACGTGATT AATCTTGCAGCACAGAAAACGTACAATAACCTGAGCATGAGCATGCAGGAAGCGCTGCGGAGGAGGCGATGTTACGTGGAAGGGGTGATAAAATGTTACCCTGACGAAACTCTGGAAACTGTTATTGACAGAATAGTCAAAGCAGAG GTCCATAGGCTGGTGCTTGTGGACAGAAATGACGTGGTTCGGGGAatcatctctctctctgacCTGCTGCAGGCTATAGTCTTATCACCCGCAGGTATTGATGCTCTGTTTTCCTAA
- the prkag3a gene encoding 5'-AMP-activated protein kinase subunit gamma-1 isoform X4 has translation MNSTDPNAEAYMTFMKKHCCYDAIPTSCKLVIFDTSLQVKKAFFALVANGLRAAPLWDNKQQKFVGMLTITDFINILHRYYKSPLVQIYELEEHKIETWRGDSFQNVYLQYHKQNLISISPNASLFDAVYSLLKHKIHRLPVIDPESGNVLHILTHKRILKFLYLFGPTIPKPYFLQKKIKDAGIGTFRDIATVQQTATVYDALSVFVDRRVSALPVVDENGRVVALYSRFDVINLAAQKTYNNLSMSMQEALRRRRCYVEGVIKCYPDETLETVIDRIVKAEVHRLVLVDRNDVVRGIISLSDLLQAIVLSPAGIDALFS, from the exons ATGAACAGTACAG ATCCAAATGCAGAAGCTTATATGACCTTCATGAAAAAACATTGTTGTTATGATGCTATTCCTACCAGCTGCAAACTGGTCATTTTTGACACCTCATTGCAG GTAAAGAAAGCCTTTTTTGCTTTAGTAGCCAATGGTCTCCGAGCTGCCCCGCTATGGGATAACAAGCAGCAGAAATTTGTGG GTATGCTGACTATCACAGATTTTATCAACATTCTTCATCGGTATTATAAGTCACCTTTG GTTCAGATCTATGAACTGGAGGAGCACAAGATTGAGACATGGAGAGGTGATTCATTTCAAA ATGTCTACCTGCAGTATCACAAACAAAATCTTATCAGCATCTCCCCTAATGCAAG CCTCTTTGACGCAGTCTACTCTTTACTGAAACACAAAATCCACAGGCTTCCAGTTATCGATCCAGAATCTGGAAATGTCCTTCACATACTCACCCATAAGAGAATCCTCAAGttcctttatttattt GGACCCACAATACCAAAGCCATATTTTTTGCAGAAGAAAATTAAAGATGCAGGTATAGGAACGTTCAGAGATATAGCTACCGTCCAGCAGACCGCCACCGTCTATGATGctctgtctgtgtttgttgatCGACGAGTGTCTGCCCTTCCTGTTGTGGATGAGAATG GTAGGGTGGTCGCTCTGTATTCCAGATTTGACGTGATT AATCTTGCAGCACAGAAAACGTACAATAACCTGAGCATGAGCATGCAGGAAGCGCTGCGGAGGAGGCGATGTTACGTGGAAGGGGTGATAAAATGTTACCCTGACGAAACTCTGGAAACTGTTATTGACAGAATAGTCAAAGCAGAG GTCCATAGGCTGGTGCTTGTGGACAGAAATGACGTGGTTCGGGGAatcatctctctctctgacCTGCTGCAGGCTATAGTCTTATCACCCGCAGGTATTGATGCTCTGTTTTCCTAA